ACCTTCCTGGCGCAACGGTCACTCCCGAATAAACCCAGCAACTACTGGCAGGCGCGACGACAGGAGCAATATCGCTACGGCAGTGGGTTGGATAGGCGGCCTTAGCCATGCCCGTGTATTACTACTGGGGGGAGGACGAGTACCAGCTCAAGCGGGCCGTCGAGCGCCTTCGACAAACCGTAGTGGACCCGGCTTGGGCAAGTTTCAATTACCAAAAGCTGGCGGGGGATGCCCTCGAGGCGGTGGAAAATGCCTTGGCGGAAAGTCGTACTTTGCCCTTTGGCAGTGGGGGTCGGCTCACCTGGATTACCGACGCGCCCATCGGCAAGCAATGCCCAGAAGAGTGGATGGAACTACTGTTGGCGACGATTCCCCAGTTGCCGGAAAGCTCCCATGTGCTGTTTACTGGGACGGAGCGGCTTGCGGCTTCATCGCCCCTGGGTCAGTTGTTCCAAAAGTACGGTGTGATTAGGGAGTTCAACCCAATTCCCCCTTGGCGGACGGAGGAACTGGCAGCGCTGGTGCGGGAGATGGCCCAAGAGATTCCGGTGGCCTTGAGCCAGGAGGCGGTGGCGTATCTGGTGGCGGCCATCGGCAACGACCGCTATCGCCTAGAGCAGGAGTTGCACAAAATCGCCCTGTTGCGCCCCGAGGACCCCCGTCCTTTGCAAGTGGCGGAAATTCAACCCCTGGTGCCCCCTACTACCCAAACCAGCCTGGCGCTGGCCCAAGCCATTCGGCAAGGTCAGGTGGACCAGGCGTTGCACCTATGGCAGGACTTACTGGGGATGGGCGAACCGCCATTGCGCATCACGGCGACGTTGGTGAGCCAATTTCGCCTGTGGTTGTGGGTAAAACTGGCGCAAATGGACCGCCAGGTGACACCGGAAAAGGTGGTGGCCATGACGAACCTGGGCAACCCTAAACGGCTGTATTTTTTGAGCAAGGAGGTGCAAGGCATTCCCCTGGCGGCTCTGGCTGAGACTCTAGAGCGGCTTTTGGCGCTGGAATGGGGTCTCAAGCAGGGGGCGCCGGCGACGGTGATTGGGCCGAGCACACTCATTTCCCTGAGTCGGCTGTACAGTCGGGGGCGTTTCCCGGCACAATAGAAGCAGTGGCATCGTATGCAAATACAGGAGGTTGGTGCGATGGCTGGTAGCACGGGAGAGCGTCCCTTTGCGGACATTCTCACCAGCGTCCGTTATTGGGTGATCCACAGCATTACAATTCCGGCGCTGTTTATTGCTGGCTGGTTGTTTGTGAGTACGGGGTTGGCCTATGACGTGTTTGGGACGCCGCGCCCGAACAGTTACTTTGCCCCCGACCAGGACAAACCGCCGGTGATCACCCAACGGTACGAAGCGCGGCAGCAGATCGAAGCCTTTGAGCAGAAAGTAGGAGTGCAGTGATGACGACCAATCGCCAAAACGAGCCGGTCACCTACCCTGTGTTTACGGTGCGGTGGTTAGCTGTGCATACCCTAGCTATCCCCACGGTGTTTTTCCTGGGGGCCATCGCTGCCATGCAATTTATCCGCCGCTAGCGAGGTGACACCATGACCGGCAAAAATCCCAATACCCAACCGGTAGAACTGAACCGCACGTCCCTGTTTTTAGGACTGCTGCTGATTTTTGTGCTGGCGATTCTGTTCTCGAGTTACTTCTTCAATTAAGCCGTTGACGCTGTTGTTGGGAGGTGAAGATAGGATGAACATGTCGTCGGGCCGCATTCCCCTGTGGCTGGTAGGAACGGTCGTCGGTATCGCAGTGATTGCCCTGGTGGGCCTATTCTTCTGGGGGTCCTACGTGGGGGTGGGTTCATCCCTGTAGCTCCCCTAAAACTTGCACCAGGCGGGTGAGTTCCTCCTGGCTGGTCAAATAGTGGATGGAGGCCCGCACACAATGACCTGCGGCTACCGAACGCACCAAAATGTTGTGGTGCTCCAGTTCCTGGGCCAGGGTCTCCGGCGCTAGGGTGGTATGACGAAAACTCACCAGACCGCATTGGGGCGGTTCGGGGAGGAGACGGGTGATTTGGGGAAATTGGCCCAATTGCCGCCAGAGTTCTTGGGCTAAGTGTACGAGGCGGGTGTAACGCTGTTGGGTTGTTCCCCAGGCGTCGTGAAGCGCCAGGCTGGCCCGTAATCCGGCACCCAATTCCCAGGCGGTGGTGGCGATTTCATGGCGTTGACCATCGGAGGACCAGCGGGGATGTTGATCGTGGAACCCCTGTAAACCTCGCCAGCCGCAGTGGGTGGGTTGAACCACATCGCGGTACTGGGGGTGGATGTATAGAACACCGAGGCCCGCCGGTCCACACAGCCACTTATGCCCGGTGGCGGCATAGAAATCAACCCCGGTCAAATCCAAGGGCAACACCCCCAGGGATTGGGCGCCGTCCACTAGCAGGCGCAGGTTGTGTTCTTGGCAAAAACGGGCAATTGCCGGCAAGGGCAACACCTGTCCTGTATGCCAGAGGACATGACTGAGTACCAGCATCTGCGTCTGGGGTTGCAGGTGGCGTTCGAGTATCTCTAGGGGGTCGGCGGTGGGGTTGCTCAGGGGACAGGTGCTCCAGGTGAGGCCAAAGCGGCGGGCCAGTTGGGCAACCGTGGCCACTACTCCTGGGTGCTCCCCATCGCTGAGCAATAGGTGTTCGCCCCCGCGCCAGGGCCATCCCCACAGGACAATGGCACAGCCTTGGGTAGTGGAACTGGTCAGGGTAATGTCAGCGACAGAAACTCCTAGCCAACGGGCAAAGGCTTGGCGCGTCAGATGTTCCTGTTCTTCTACCCAGACCAAGGCTTGTCGGCTGAAAGGTCCCTTGCGCTGCTCCTGTTCGTACACCTCCCACATAGCCCTCAAGGCGGGGGTGGGCAAGGGTCCCTGTCCCCCGTAGTTGAGATAGGTTTTGTGGGCCAGAGCTGGAAAATGTTGCCGTTGCTCCTGAATGTCCATGCACCCCATTGGTTTAACCCTTTCTATCCTGCGGCAAACGAAGACGGCTTAACCACCAACCACCACCGATGCCCAGCAGTACCGGTGTTAACCAATCCCCGTAGCGCCCGTAGAGGGTTTGGGAACGGCGACGGTAGAGCCGCACAAGCTGGATATGGTCTTGCTGGGGCGGTGCCTGCCAAAGGATGCGACCCCGGGGACTGATCAGGCCCGAAATGCCCGTGTTGGTAGCCCGTACCAGCCAGCGGTCGGTTTCGATTGCCCGCAATACATCCTGGGCCTGGTGTTGGCGCATCATGCGGGGAGGGTAGGGGTCGTTGTTGGCCGCCGTGATAATCCATTCCCCCCCTCGGCGCGCTTGCTCCCGAAACACCGCCGCAAACGCCGAGTCATAACAAATGCCTGCGATCACTGGCCCCCAAGGCGTTTGCACGGATTGGGTGAGGGAACCCGGCGTTTGGGACTCGGGTAGGGCAGAAATCCGCCGTACCCATGGCCCCAGCCAGCGCTCCAGCGGGATAAACTCCCCCAAGGGCACCAAGCTCACCTTGTCGTAGCGGCTGACCACCTGCCCCTGCCCGTCTAGGACAAACAAGCTGTTGGTCAAACGGCCTGTCCGTCGCCCGTAGGCCCCTAAAACCACCGGTGTGCGCCAGCGTTGGATGAACGTGGCCAGGGGATGGTCAGGCGTCCATTCTTGTCCCAACGCCCCCTCCGGTGTGATCACGATATCGGCTCCCTGTTGGACCAAGGCGATGTAACCAGCCTGTAAGCGAGCGCTCATCTGTGCCCGCCCCTGGGGGGTAAACCGGACAGGGTTGGGGACATTCGGTTGGATCACCCCCACCGATAACGACGCCAAAATGGATTCCCCAGGTGCTGTGATCTGCAAAAACCATCCCAGACTTTGCCCCAGCACCCACAACCCCAGCGCCAACGGCAGGACAAGGCGCCCCGGATAAGACCTAGCCAAAGCCAGCACGCCATTGACAAGCAACAGCCAGGCCACCGGCGTCACCGGCCCAGCCAGTTGCCCCAGGTGTAACAAAGTCGGGTTACCGGGACTTTGGGTCAACGCCAGGGTGCTCCACCACAGGGACGTGTGATGGGCAAGGGTTTCGCCGGCGCA
This DNA window, taken from Gloeomargarita sp. SRBZ-1_bins_9, encodes the following:
- a CDS encoding photosystem II reaction center protein J codes for the protein MNMSSGRIPLWLVGTVVGIAVIALVGLFFWGSYVGVGSSL
- a CDS encoding aminotransferase class V-fold PLP-dependent enzyme, translating into MDIQEQRQHFPALAHKTYLNYGGQGPLPTPALRAMWEVYEQEQRKGPFSRQALVWVEEQEHLTRQAFARWLGVSVADITLTSSTTQGCAIVLWGWPWRGGEHLLLSDGEHPGVVATVAQLARRFGLTWSTCPLSNPTADPLEILERHLQPQTQMLVLSHVLWHTGQVLPLPAIARFCQEHNLRLLVDGAQSLGVLPLDLTGVDFYAATGHKWLCGPAGLGVLYIHPQYRDVVQPTHCGWRGLQGFHDQHPRWSSDGQRHEIATTAWELGAGLRASLALHDAWGTTQQRYTRLVHLAQELWRQLGQFPQITRLLPEPPQCGLVSFRHTTLAPETLAQELEHHNILVRSVAAGHCVRASIHYLTSQEELTRLVQVLGELQG
- the lnt gene encoding apolipoprotein N-acyltransferase, which gives rise to MGRLGLWLLVVLSGLVLGGSLGESWAWPLAWVALVPLWWVTEQRQAGWGGALWGACYHGAALSWLLHLHPLTWLGIPWGLSLAVALAIWLFVTLWGALGVGIWAALTSQVKPAWRRLPVGIALWCAGETLAHHTSLWWSTLALTQSPGNPTLLHLGQLAGPVTPVAWLLLVNGVLALARSYPGRLVLPLALGLWVLGQSLGWFLQITAPGESILASLSVGVIQPNVPNPVRFTPQGRAQMSARLQAGYIALVQQGADIVITPEGALGQEWTPDHPLATFIQRWRTPVVLGAYGRRTGRLTNSLFVLDGQGQVVSRYDKVSLVPLGEFIPLERWLGPWVRRISALPESQTPGSLTQSVQTPWGPVIAGICYDSAFAAVFREQARRGGEWIITAANNDPYPPRMMRQHQAQDVLRAIETDRWLVRATNTGISGLISPRGRILWQAPPQQDHIQLVRLYRRRSQTLYGRYGDWLTPVLLGIGGGWWLSRLRLPQDRKG
- a CDS encoding photosystem II reaction center protein L, translated to MTGKNPNTQPVELNRTSLFLGLLLIFVLAILFSSYFFN
- the psbF gene encoding cytochrome b559 subunit beta gives rise to the protein MTTNRQNEPVTYPVFTVRWLAVHTLAIPTVFFLGAIAAMQFIRR
- the holA gene encoding DNA polymerase III subunit delta, producing the protein MPVYYYWGEDEYQLKRAVERLRQTVVDPAWASFNYQKLAGDALEAVENALAESRTLPFGSGGRLTWITDAPIGKQCPEEWMELLLATIPQLPESSHVLFTGTERLAASSPLGQLFQKYGVIREFNPIPPWRTEELAALVREMAQEIPVALSQEAVAYLVAAIGNDRYRLEQELHKIALLRPEDPRPLQVAEIQPLVPPTTQTSLALAQAIRQGQVDQALHLWQDLLGMGEPPLRITATLVSQFRLWLWVKLAQMDRQVTPEKVVAMTNLGNPKRLYFLSKEVQGIPLAALAETLERLLALEWGLKQGAPATVIGPSTLISLSRLYSRGRFPAQ
- the psbE gene encoding cytochrome b559 subunit alpha — encoded protein: MAGSTGERPFADILTSVRYWVIHSITIPALFIAGWLFVSTGLAYDVFGTPRPNSYFAPDQDKPPVITQRYEARQQIEAFEQKVGVQ